A portion of the Daphnia magna isolate NIES linkage group LG4, ASM2063170v1.1, whole genome shotgun sequence genome contains these proteins:
- the LOC116921716 gene encoding ABC transporter G family member 20, whose protein sequence is MKNIAGGSDVIVPANRIIGETNEGSDETVVHAVTVRNAIKVYGSKDNRCAVLDGLNMTIKKGAIYGLLGASGCGKTTLLSCLVGRRSLNSGEIVVLGQEPGTPGSGVPGPRVGYMPQELALYSDFSITETLRYFGRIYNLRMAFVDSQLEFLSKLLDLPPSDRPVKTLSGGQQRRVSFAVALFHEPELLILDEPTVGVDPLLRHSIWNHLVHQSVHHGRTVIVTTHYIEEARQANMIGMMRSGRLLVEESPDSLLNHYQLPSLEEVFLKLCITDRGNSRNEQLTEVANVPSHVAAQLPQPSADHVNMAFDDSLSQISVPEPNRDESSASPANGSETPSVDIEMISRNRDNSSELTVRPTAANNVISAKRHQSRTFRIALPSSYRLNALVRKNFMVTFRNIGIFVLLYFLPAFQATVFNVTLGHEPTGIKMAIVNDELNPSQGRVCNYSTDCSYSMLSCRYLRYIKDNIIQVPYESVSTALDAGRKGSVWGVIHFGHNFTEELEIRQSEGDAVKIENIIRSRISINMDSSNQQIDVFVEKWLLEAYGNFFQDFMKSCKFEPEAGYLPVVFLDPVYGHKDTPYTEFMAPGLIISIVYFMAVSLTAGIFVAERQQGLLDRSLVAGVQMTEVLIGHLVNQFTVMIGQTALVFMCTLLIFSIPCHGNLVLAIFITLLQGFVGMCFGLLIATLCDNENSALLLSQASFLPFTVISGVCWPIEGMPFYFRSIAYAMPLTYAIESLRSIFTRGWGIERLDVYAGILISIAWIFALLIMCLIVIRVRKYAS, encoded by the exons atgaagaacatcGCCGGAGGATCGGACGTGATTGTTCCAGCGAATCGGATTATTGGTGAAACTAACGAAGGATCAGACGAAACTGTCGTGCACGCGGTTACGGTCCGTAATGCAATTAAAGTGTACGGAAGCAAAGATAACCGATGTGCAGTACTTGATGGGCTAAATATGACGATCAAAAAGGGAGCCAT atACGGATTACTTGGAGCCAGCGGGTGCGGCAAGACGACCTTATTAAGCTGTCTGGTTGGTCGTCGCAGTTTGAATAGCGGCGAGATCGTAGTACTGGGTCAGGAGCCCGGCACTCCAGGCAGCGGAGTGCCCGGCCCGCGAGTTGGCTACATGCCACAAGAACTGGCATTGTACAGCGACTTTAGCATCACGGAGACGCTGCGATATTTCGGCCGCATCTACAACTTGCGGATGGCCTTTGTCGATTCACAGCTGGAATTTCTATCCAAGCTGCTGGACCTTCCGCCCAGCGATCGTCCCGTCAAGACGCTCAGTGGCGGCCAGCAGCGGCGTGTCTCGTTTGCAGTCGCTTTATTTCACGAGCCTGAATTGCTTATATTGGACGAGCCAACTGTTGGCGTTGATCCTTTACTCCGGCACAG CATTTGGAATCATCTTGTTCATCAGAGTGTCCATCATGGACGGACAGTCATTGTCACCACTCACTACATTGAAGAAGCGCGGCAAGCTAATATG ATCGGAATGATGCGTTCTGGTCGTTTATTAGTGGAAGAATCGCCAGACAGCCTGTTGAATCATTACCAACTGCCATCACTGGAAGAAGTATTCTTAAAACTTTGCATCACGGACCGCGGTAATAGTCGCAACGAACAACTTACCGAGGTTGCAAACGTTCCCAGTCACGTAGCAGCTCAATTACCACAGCCTTCAGCAGATCATGTTAATATGGCATTTGACGACTCGCTTAGTCAAATCAGCGTCCCTGAACCAAACCGTGACGAATCTTCTGCATCACCGGCTAATGGCTCGGAA ACACCATCAGTCGACATCGAAATGATTAGCAGAAACAGGGATAACTCAAGCGAATTAACTGTTAGACCCACAGCAGCCAATAACGTTATTTCTGCAAAACGCCATCAAAGTCGTACCTTCCGAATTGCTCTTCCATCTTCGTATCGGCTGAATGCGCTGGTGCGGAAGAATTTTATGGTTACGTTTCGGAACATCGG GATTTTCGTGCTGCTCTACTTTTTGCCCGCATTCCAAGCGACCGTATTTAATGTAACACTCGGACACGAACCCACTGGGATCAAGATGGCCATTGTCAATGACGAACTGAATCCGAGCCAGGGCCGCGTTTGCAACTACTCGACAGATTGTTCGTACTCGATGCTCAGCTGCCGATATCTTCGATACATTAAAGACAACATCATACAG GTCCCCTACGAAAGTGTGTCGACCGCGTTGGATGCGGGCAGAAAAGGGAGCGTCTGGGGTGTGATCCACTTTGGACATAATTTTACGGAAGAACTCGAGATTCGGCAATCCGAAGGAGATGCGGTGAAAATCGAAAACATTATCCGAAGTCGAATCAGCATCAACATGGATTCCTCTA ATCAACAAATTGACGTATTTGTCGAGAAATGGCTGTTGGAAGCCtatggaaatttttttcaagatttcATGAAATCGTGCAAGTTTGAACCAGAAGCTGGTTACCTCCCAGTAGTG TTTCTAGATCCAGTGTACGGCCACAAAGATACTCCCTACACTGAATTCATGGCACCTGGTCTCATTATCTC GATCGTATACTTTATGGCTGTTTCGTTAACTGCTGGAATCTTCGTCGCTGAAAGACAGCAAGGTCTTCTTGACCGCAGTTTAGTGGCTG GAGTGCAGATGACCGAAGTCCTGATCGGTCATTTGGTCAACCAGTTCACTGTCATGATCGGCCAAACAGCGTTAGTTTTCATGTGCACGTTACTGATCTTCAGTATTCCATGTCATGGCAACCTGGTCCTCGCCATTTTTATCACTCTACTGCAAGGCTTCGTCGGAATGTGTTTCG GTTTGTTGATTGCCACGTTATGTGACAATGAAAACAGTGCCCTTTTGCTGTCGCAGGCAAGTTTTCTTCCGTTTACGGTTATTAGCGGGGTCTGCTGGCCCATTGAAGGGATGCCGTTCTATTTCCGCAGTATCGCCTACGCGATGCCACTgacgtacgccatcgaatcTTTGAGATCGATTTTTACGCGAGGATGGGGCATTGAACGACTCGATGTTTACGCAGGTATTTTAATCAGCATTGCGTGGATCTTTGCACTGTTGATTATGTGCTTGATTGTCATCCGCGTTCGGAAATATGCCAGTTAA
- the LOC116921505 gene encoding LOW QUALITY PROTEIN: acyl-CoA Delta-9 desaturase (The sequence of the model RefSeq protein was modified relative to this genomic sequence to represent the inferred CDS: inserted 2 bases in 1 codon) yields the protein MWHTPDPSSADLVSLSILGVLAEEDDDFKQQQSIARRKVVARPRNAPLASTQEDPTGNKQPPLQIVWRNVLVFIYLHAAAIYGXFYLCFTAAKLATLAWAFSLFIYGGFGITGGAHRLWAHRCYKAKWPLRVYAAIGQTMAVQNDIYEWSRDHRVHHKFSETDADPHNARRGFFFAHVGWLLCKKHPEVIRRGKTIDMSDVLQDPIVAFQRKYYIPLVLLLAFAMPAFVPWYFWGESFKTAFFVASIFRYVFTLNVTWLVNSAAHLWGNHPYDKGINPAENRMVAFLTSGEGWHNYHHVFPWDYKSAELGNYSMNATKAVIDFFAWIGWAYDLKTVPERIIRNRVYRTGDGSHPFALEDSEYTLDDMTAANEDSYGEIIPEEH from the exons ATGTGGCATACTCCGGATCCCAGCAGCGCGGATTTAGTTAGTTTATCAATTCTCGGTGTGCTAGCCGAAGAGGACGATGACTTCAAACAACAGCAATCGATTGCCCGTCGTAAAGTTGTCGCCAGGCCCAGAAACGCCCCCCTTGCCAGCACCCAGGAGGATCCGACTGGCAATAAGCAACCGCCATTGCAAATCGTTTGGCGAAACGTTTTAGTATTCATTTACCTTCATGCCGCTGCTATCTACGG GTTCTATCTCTGCTTCACGGCCGCTAAGTTAGCAACATTAGCTTGGG CGTTTTCCTTGTTTATTTACGGTGGGTTCGGAATAACGGGCGGAGCTCATCGATTATGGGCTCATCGTTGTTACAAGGCCAAATGGCCATTACGTGTGTATGCCGCCATAGGGCAAACGATGGCTGTTCAG aatgacaTTTATGAATGGAGCAGAGATCATAGGGTCCACCATAAATTTAGTGAAACCGACGCTGATCCGCACAACGCCCGACGCGGTTTCTTTTTCGCTCACGTTGGTTGGCTGTTGTGTAAGAAACATCCCGAGGTGATACGCCGCGGCAAAACGATTGACATGAGCGACGTCCTACAAGATCCCATTGTGGCATTCCAGCGAAA GTATTACATCCCGTTGGTGCTACTACTGGCGTTTGCGATGCCAGCGTTCGTGCCCTGGTATTTTTGGGGCGAGTCTTTCAAAACAGCTTTCTTCGTCGCCTCTATTTTCCGTTACGTTTTCACGCTCAATGTCACGTGGCTCGTCAATAGCGCCGCTCACCTTTGGGGCAATCATCCATACGACAA GGGCATCAATCCGGCGGAGAACAGGATGGTTGCGTTCCTGACATCCGGCGAAGGATGGCACAACTACCATCACGTTTTCCCGTGGGATTACAAATCAGCCGAATTAGGAAATTACAGTATGAACGCCACGAAAGCCGTCATCGATTTCTTCGCTTGGATCGGATGGGCCTACGATTTGAAAACCGTTCCGGAAAGGATCATTCGAAATCGTGTCTATCGAACGGGCGATGGTTCTCATCCGTTCGCTTTGGAAGACAGCGAGTACACGCTGGACGATATGACAGCAGCTAACGAGGATTCGTATGGCGAAATCATTCCGGAAGAACATTAA